In one window of Henckelia pumila isolate YLH828 chromosome 1, ASM3356847v2, whole genome shotgun sequence DNA:
- the LOC140874486 gene encoding formin-like protein 5, translating into MKIQERKPKGTTLLMAFSVLVLGLVAPGVESKRDEQESSLHYRVESRKVNQQMLAFLKADCRLELLHAKKSFRDLDLPVKEGNEDLSTSWTSRTETLVNVDPSRVEQIIRSCLSERFVLSNTRDLLARRYSYVGRKLTQKSAEVSDVQSNEQKKTDKRTVVIAIAVTACVTLVASALMFFYWRRFGRRRNDKRRLHSSSLNECSFGSQVNEVDSKLKQSKISTTLYVASHPVKDSKVEISVGTFSASASYSDGQIGKLQPEKDACFPLLTPPPQSPAPPCAPTPPPSWPPPKTSPHALPPRSPVTLPRPPPKTNPHAPPSCASIPPPRPPPCAPIPPSRSPPKTGSHALPPCAPTPPSRPPPVSFKSAPVAPSHPLTLGPPKAKLKPFFWDKILANPDHSMVWHQVKSGSFKFNEEMIEKLFGHTPASKNQNDARKKSSSQELSMPHTRIIDPKKSQNLSILLKALNLTTEKLCDALTEGTELLPELIQTLLKMAPTAEEETKLIQYTGKVSRLSSAERFLKDLVDIPFAFKRLESLLFMCTLNEELSMLKESFVVLEEACTELRKSRLFLKLLEAVLKTGNRLNDGTFRGGAEAFKLDTLLKLSDVKGTDGETTLLHFIVREIVQSEGIRFKQATKLSRADNDTQDSGQNDVQRIGLRIVSGLGRELEHVKKAAAFDIDGLSETVAKLGTALVKVKDFWNSDMKNVAEENGFHRRLKSFVENAEVNVIWLVEEEKRIMGLVKNASDYFHRNAGKEGLRLFVIVRDFVIIVDQICKKLESLTKE; encoded by the exons ATGAAGATTCAAGAAAGGAAACCAAAAGGAACGACTTTGTTAATGGCTTTCAGTGTTCTGGTTCTCGGGTTGGTAGCACCTGGTGTGGAGAGCAAGAGGGATGAGCAGGAATCATCACTCCACTATCGAGTCGAATCCCGGAAGGTGAATCAGCAGATG CTTGCATTTTTAAAGGCCGATTGTAGGCTTGAGTTGCTGCATGCCAAGAAAAGTTTTCGAGATCTTGACTTGCCTGTAAAAGAGGGGAATGAGGATCTTTCTACTTCTTGGACGTCAAGAACAGAAACGCTTGTTAATGTCGATCCTTCGAGGGTTGAACAAATCATTCGAAGTTGTTTGAGCGAAAGATTTGTGCTTTCTAATACCAGAGATTTGTTAGCAAGGCGCTATTCTTATGTAGGACGTAAGTTAACTCAGAAGTCGGCAGAAGTGTCTGATGTGCAGTCGAATGAGCAGAAGAAGACGGACAAGAGAACCGTGGTTATTGCCATTGCAGTCACTGCTTGTGTCACTCTCGTCGCGTCTGCCCTGATGTTTTTCTACTGGCGGAGATTCGGGAGGAGAAGAAACGATAAGAGGAGGCTTCACAGCTCAAGCTTAAACGAGTGTTCTTTTG GAAGTCAAGTAAATGAAGTAGACAGCAAGCTGAAACAGAGTAAGATAAGCACCACGCTTTATGTGGCATCACATCCAGTGAAAGATTCAAAAGTTGAGATTTCAGTTGGAACTTTCTCTGCATCTGCATCCTATTCTGATGGACAAATTGGGAAGTTGCAACCCGAAAAGGATGCATGCTTCCCTCTCCTGACTCCACCACCACAGTCTCCGGCACCACCATGTGCCCCTACCCCTCCTCCCTCTTGGCCACCACCCAAGACTAGTCCCCATGCTCTGCCGCCGCGTTCCCCTGTCACTCTGCCTCGGCCACCACCCAAGACTAATCCCCATGCTCCACCGTCATGTGCTTCTATCCCTCCGCCTCGACCACCACCATGTGCCCCTATCCCTCCATCTAGGTCACCACCCAAGACTGGTTCCCATGCTCTGCCACCATGTGCCCCTACCCCTCCATCTCGGCCGCCACCTGTCAGTTTTAAATCTGCTCCAGTAGCACCTTCTCACCCCTTAACTTTGGGTCCACCTAAAGCTAAGTTGAAGCCTTTCTTCTGGGACAAGATCTTGGCTAACCCTGACCATTCAATGGTTTGGCATCAGGTTAAATCCGGGTCGTTCAA GTTCAATGAAGAAATGATAGAGAAGCTATTTGGCCACACCCCTGCCAGCAAAAACCAGAATGATGCACGCAAGAAGTCTTCATCCCAAGAGCTTTCAATGCCTCATACTCGAATAATCGATCCTAAAAAGTCTCAGAACCTATCAATTCTTCTCAAAGCATTAAATCTAACAACTGAAAAACTCTGTGATGCACTTACAGAAG GTACTGAGCTTCTTCCAGAACTGATTCAGACATTATTAAAGATGGCACCTACAGCtgaagaagaaacaaaattgatACAATATACCGGAAAAGTTTCTCGACTAAGTTCGGCAGAGCGATTCTTGAAAgatttggttgatataccatTTGCCTTCAAGAGGCTTGAATCATTGCTATTTATGTGCACTCTTAATGAAGAACTGTCAATGTTAAAGGAGTCTTTTGTTGTCTTGGAG GAAGCTTGCACAGAACTAAGGAAAAGCAGGCTCTTTCTTAAACTTCTAGAGGCCGTCCTGAAAACCGGGAATCGGTTGAACGATGGGACGTTCCGTGGAGGTGCCGAAGCATTCAAGCTCGACACCCTACTGAAATTATCGGACGTTAAAGGAACTGATGGAGAAACAACGTTACTACACTTCATTGTTCGAGAGATAGTCCAGTCTGAAGGCATACGATTTAAACAGGCGACCAAACTGAGCCGAGCAGACAACGATACCCAAGATTCAGGCCAAAATGACGTCCAGCGCATCGGTTTACGAATAGTTTCAGGTCTGGGCAGGGAGCTTGAACATGTCAAGAAAGCTGCTGCCTTCGATATTGACGGCTTATCAGAAACTGTGGCTAAACTTGGGACCGCCCTCGTAAAAGTAAAAGATTTCTGGAATTCAGACATGAAGAATGTAGCAGAAGAAAACGGGTTTCATCGGAGATTGAAGAGTTTCGTGGAAAATGCAGAAGTTAATGTTATTTGGTTGGTTGAGGAAGAGAAGCGTATAATGGGTCTGGTGAAGAATGCTTCAGATTATTTCCATAGAAATGCGGGGAAGGAAGGTTTGAGATTATTCGTTATAGTTCGGGACTTTGTAATAATTGTTGATCAAATATGCAAAAAATTAGAGAGTCTCACAAAAGAATGA